A segment of the Nocardioides plantarum genome:
AGGTAGCCGTCGGCCACGCCCATCAGCACCGGGAGGTAGCCGTCGAGGAACTCGGCCGCCCCCGGCTGGGCCTTGACGAAGTCGGCGACGTCGGCGTCGCGGCCGGTGTTGTGCTTCAGCTCGGGGACCCAGTGGGGGTTGGGCAGGAACCGCATGTCGGCCACGAAGTCGGCGTCGACGGGGATGCCGTACTTGAAGCCGAAGCTGATCACCGTGACCTTGAGCGCCGTGGACTCGGGGGTGCCGAACGCCTCGGCGACCCGGTCGGTCAGCTGGTGCACGTTGAGGCTGGTGGTGTCGATGGTGAGGTCGGCCTCGCCGCGCAGGTCGGCCAGCGCGCGACGCTCGCGGTGCAGCCCGTCGAGGAGGCGGCCCGAGGCCTGCAGCGGGTGCGGGCGGCGTACGGCCTCCTGACGACGGACGAGCACGTCGTCGGCGGCGTCGAGGAACAGCAGGGTGGTACGCCGACCGTGCGGGTCGCCCAGGTCGCGCCGCTGGGCCAGGAACGTGCGCAGCCCCGCGAAGAACGACCCGGACCGGACGTCGACGACGACGGCGACCTTCTGCCGCGGCCCGTGGCTCTCGTCGACGAGCCGGATCACGTCGGGCAGCAGGCTGGGCGGCAGGTTGTCGACGACGTAGTAGCCGAGGTCCTCGAGCTCCTTGGCCGCGGTGCTGCGGCCGGCACCGGTCATGCCGGTGACGATGACCAGCTCACCGCGCTCCGGGATCTCGGGATTCTCGGGGGTCTCCGGAGTGTCCGGGGCCATGTCGCTCACGACTCCTCGATCTCGCCGGTGGCGGTGTTCACGGAGACAGTCTTGCGGCTCGCGGAGGCCTGCTCCACCGCGGTCTTGATCGCCTCGGCGGTGCGGGGGCCGATACCGGGGACCTGGGCGATCTCGTCGACCTCGGCCTCGCGCAGCTTCTTGAGCGAGCCGAAGTGCTTGAGCAGCGTCTTGCGGCGGACCTCGCCGAGTCCGGGGACGTCGTCGAGCATGCTCTCGACCATCGTCTTGGACCGGCGCCCGCGGTGATGGGTGTTGGCGAAGCGGTGGGCCTCGTCGCGGATCCGCTGCAGCAGGTAGAGACCCTCGGACGAGCGGGCCAGGATGACCGGGTCCTCCTCCCCCGGCAGCCACACCTCCTCGAGCCGCTTGGCCAGCCCGCAGACGGCGATGTCGTTGATGCCGAGCTCGAGGAGCGCCTGCTGGGCGGCCGCGACCTGCGGTTGCCCGCCGTCGACGACGACCA
Coding sequences within it:
- the rapZ gene encoding RNase adapter RapZ, coding for MAPDTPETPENPEIPERGELVIVTGMTGAGRSTAAKELEDLGYYVVDNLPPSLLPDVIRLVDESHGPRQKVAVVVDVRSGSFFAGLRTFLAQRRDLGDPHGRRTTLLFLDAADDVLVRRQEAVRRPHPLQASGRLLDGLHRERRALADLRGEADLTIDTTSLNVHQLTDRVAEAFGTPESTALKVTVISFGFKYGIPVDADFVADMRFLPNPHWVPELKHNTGRDADVADFVKAQPGAAEFLDGYLPVLMGVADGYLREGKRFMRVAIGCTGGKHRSVAMTEEIADRLRAAGFDAKPVHRDLGRE